From the Dehalococcoidia bacterium genome, one window contains:
- a CDS encoding type II secretion system protein, which produces MGSGMKRQKGFSLIEALVAVAVFSLISGGIFSSLVSASGAVNLTNERETSKNLAESQMEYVKGLTYATSYAPAPIPPEQQGAYTASIDVQPLKDNNLQKITVTITHFSKDVLELENFKVN; this is translated from the coding sequence ATGGGAAGCGGGATGAAAAGACAGAAGGGCTTTTCTCTGATCGAGGCGCTGGTGGCGGTGGCGGTCTTCAGTCTCATTTCTGGCGGGATATTCAGCAGTCTTGTCTCTGCATCCGGTGCTGTGAATCTAACCAATGAGCGGGAAACTTCCAAGAACCTGGCTGAATCCCAGATGGAATATGTCAAGGGCCTGACCTATGCCACTTCCTATGCACCGGCGCCAATTCCCCCTGAACAGCAGGGAGCCTACACTGCTTCGATCGATGTTCAACCATTGAAAGATAACAACCTTCAGAAAATAACGGTCACTATCACGCATTTCAGCAAAGACGTCTTGGAACTTGAGAACTTTAAGGTGAACTAG